A window from Prochlorococcus marinus CUG1435 encodes these proteins:
- a CDS encoding tetratricopeptide repeat protein — protein sequence MKKKTAFVGAILSLMPIGQPFLIKMVGSLLTSAIIISHTEKVNAESEKFYLDRGKSKQEKGDHLGAISDFTKAIKINPNNEINYINRGLSKVDLGNYQDAIDDFTKAIKINPNNEINYINRGLSKVDLGNYQDAIDDFTKALKLNPKNPYAYGFRGHSKSDLKDYEGAISDFTKAIEINPGKKYIGEIYYNLGLCKFNLKDYEGAISDFTKAIEVNIKNNYSPYAYYSRGLSKVNLTDYEGAISDFTKAIELDPKYMDAFFNRGRSKGLLKDIEGAISDFTKAIELNPKDKDAYFLRGISKDRLGDKTGSCIDGKQALSLGLQKNAKKWVEENCL from the coding sequence ATTTTTAATTAAAATGGTTGGTAGTCTCTTAACTTCTGCAATCATTATTTCTCATACTGAAAAAGTTAATGCAGAAAGTGAAAAATTTTATTTAGATCGCGGAAAGAGTAAACAAGAAAAAGGAGACCACTTAGGAGCAATATCTGATTTTACAAAGGCAATAAAAATCAATCCTAATAATGAAATTAACTATATTAATCGTGGACTTTCTAAAGTTGATTTAGGCAATTATCAAGATGCTATTGATGATTTTACAAAGGCAATAAAAATCAATCCTAATAATGAAATTAACTATATTAATCGTGGACTTTCTAAAGTTGATTTAGGCAATTATCAAGATGCTATTGATGATTTTACAAAAGCACTAAAATTAAATCCTAAAAATCCATATGCTTATGGTTTTCGTGGACATTCTAAAAGTGATTTAAAAGACTATGAAGGAGCAATATCTGATTTTACAAAGGCAATAGAAATCAACCCAGGAAAAAAATATATTGGAGAAATATATTACAATCTAGGACTTTGTAAGTTTAATTTAAAAGACTATGAAGGAGCAATATCTGATTTTACAAAGGCAATAGAAGTTAATATTAAGAATAATTATTCACCATATGCATATTACAGTCGAGGACTTTCTAAGGTTAATTTAACAGACTATGAAGGAGCAATATCCGATTTTACGAAGGCGATAGAATTAGACCCTAAATATATGGATGCATTTTTCAACCGTGGACGTTCTAAAGGTCTTTTAAAAGACATTGAAGGAGCAATATCCGATTTTACGAAGGCGATAGAATTAAACCCTAAAGATAAAGATGCATATTTTCTTAGAGGTATAAGCAAGGATCGATTAGGAGATAAAACTGGTTCTTGTATTGATGGAAAGCAAGCATTATCTTTGGGATTACAAAAAAACGCAAAAAAATGGGTGGAAGAAAATTGTTTATAG
- a CDS encoding PD-(D/E)XK nuclease family protein, whose protein sequence is MSEIFKLSRSTVEKYLSCPRCCVLDKKYQIKPPSLPFTLNIAVDNLCKNEFDYYRRIQKPHPLFIEYGIDAVPFKHKHLDIWRSNFKGIRYKSIEYNYDFGGAVDDIWQKKNGELIIVDVKATSRNHFDWSETFNKYEYAKAYKRQLEMYQWLFKKNGFKVSKEAYLLYFNGRKNEELFNNQLKFDVHLIRLDCSTEWVEKKVIETVNLLRSDKFPKPSSNCEYCNYLKMRWQLSRT, encoded by the coding sequence GTGAGCGAGATTTTTAAATTAAGTCGATCTACTGTAGAGAAATATCTTAGTTGTCCAAGATGTTGTGTTCTTGATAAAAAATATCAAATTAAGCCACCATCATTACCATTTACCTTAAATATAGCTGTAGATAATTTATGTAAAAATGAATTTGATTATTATAGAAGAATTCAGAAGCCTCATCCGTTATTTATTGAATATGGTATTGATGCTGTTCCTTTCAAACACAAACATTTAGACATCTGGAGAAGTAATTTTAAGGGGATTCGGTATAAGTCAATTGAATATAATTATGATTTTGGCGGAGCTGTGGATGATATTTGGCAGAAAAAAAATGGTGAACTTATTATTGTTGATGTGAAAGCAACATCAAGAAATCATTTTGACTGGTCTGAGACTTTTAATAAATATGAATATGCAAAAGCTTATAAGAGACAATTGGAAATGTATCAGTGGTTATTTAAAAAAAACGGTTTTAAAGTTTCGAAAGAAGCATATCTTTTATATTTTAATGGGAGAAAAAATGAAGAGCTCTTTAATAATCAATTAAAATTTGATGTACATCTAATTAGATTAGATTGTTCTACAGAATGGGTAGAAAAAAAGGTAATTGAAACGGTTAATTTATTACGTTCAGACAAATTTCCTAAGCCTTCATCAAATTGTGAATATTGTAATTATTTAAAAATGCGATGGCAATTATCGAGAACTTAA
- the mrdA gene encoding penicillin-binding protein 2, with amino-acid sequence MIKPSPNKKLISLKRQPLVLLIFSSISFLLILFRLIFLQILNYESFKKMSDENRIRLISSQPIRGRILDKNGYVLADSRVKYSLILKPQSVNKINWEKHKQSISDLLNLDSNVIQKKYFDGLKNQKLLVTILDDLNVDQLIKFKENEDNLFSFEIATKLIRNYPYQSVAAHVIGYTQPITESEYKFLSNKGYKLNDLIGRTGIEYVYEDFIRGEWGGEMVEVNSVGKFQRSLGIKPSIQGNDIELTIDINLQLVAEKVLKDKKAGAIIVMDPRNGAIRAMSSKPTFDLNFFSKDFKPEKEYNQIFNSPEKPLFNRALNAYDPGSVWKIVTALAGLESGKFPRNTMLDTKPCITYGSQCFREHNDLGFGVIGYEDALRVSSNTFFYQVGYGVGVDEIYEISKKLGFNSLSGIEISEQENIGLVASSEWAKQGRGWGEPGRTPWVPEDIASMSIGQFVVQVTPIQIARAYAAIANGGYLVTPHLTKKDDENLSDKKRMKIDIDPNNIQLIKSGLRKVVDSGTGVSMNYGVSNLPPVSGKTGTAEDGEGGLDHAWFVCFTPSEKSELLVVAFAQNTPGGGSVHALPMAREILKVWNEKK; translated from the coding sequence TTGATAAAACCAAGTCCTAATAAAAAACTTATTTCTTTAAAGAGACAACCTTTAGTCTTATTAATCTTTTCATCTATTTCGTTTTTATTAATTTTATTTAGATTAATTTTTTTACAAATTTTGAATTATGAATCTTTCAAAAAAATGTCAGATGAAAATAGGATTAGACTTATCTCTTCACAACCAATCCGAGGAAGAATACTTGATAAAAATGGATATGTTCTAGCAGATAGTAGAGTTAAATATTCTTTGATATTAAAGCCTCAATCTGTAAACAAAATTAATTGGGAAAAACACAAACAAAGTATTTCTGATTTGTTGAATCTTGATAGTAATGTAATTCAAAAAAAATATTTTGATGGTTTAAAAAATCAAAAACTTTTAGTCACTATTCTTGATGATCTAAATGTAGATCAATTGATCAAATTTAAGGAAAATGAAGATAATTTATTCAGTTTTGAAATAGCTACGAAATTAATTAGAAATTATCCTTACCAATCTGTTGCTGCTCACGTAATTGGTTATACTCAGCCAATCACTGAATCCGAATACAAATTTTTATCTAATAAGGGTTATAAATTAAATGACTTAATAGGACGAACTGGAATTGAATATGTTTACGAAGACTTTATAAGAGGTGAGTGGGGTGGAGAAATGGTTGAAGTAAATTCTGTAGGTAAATTCCAAAGATCATTGGGTATAAAACCTTCAATACAAGGTAACGATATTGAATTGACAATTGATATAAATTTACAATTAGTTGCTGAGAAAGTTCTTAAAGATAAAAAAGCTGGAGCGATAATAGTAATGGATCCAAGGAACGGTGCAATAAGAGCGATGTCAAGTAAACCTACTTTTGATTTAAATTTTTTTTCAAAGGATTTTAAACCTGAAAAAGAATATAATCAAATATTTAATTCTCCTGAAAAGCCACTTTTTAATAGAGCATTAAATGCTTATGATCCAGGAAGTGTTTGGAAAATTGTTACGGCTCTAGCGGGTTTAGAGAGTGGTAAATTCCCTAGAAATACCATGCTAGATACGAAACCATGTATTACATATGGCAGCCAATGCTTTAGGGAACATAATGATTTAGGTTTTGGAGTGATAGGTTATGAAGATGCTTTAAGAGTCTCTAGTAATACATTTTTTTATCAAGTCGGATATGGAGTAGGAGTTGATGAAATTTATGAGATCTCTAAAAAACTTGGCTTTAATTCTTTATCCGGAATTGAAATTTCTGAACAAGAAAATATTGGATTAGTAGCTAGTAGTGAATGGGCTAAACAAGGTAGAGGATGGGGCGAACCAGGAAGAACTCCTTGGGTTCCAGAAGATATTGCAAGCATGTCTATTGGACAATTTGTCGTTCAAGTTACTCCTATTCAAATAGCTAGAGCATATGCTGCGATTGCTAATGGAGGCTATTTAGTTACTCCTCATTTAACTAAAAAAGATGATGAAAATCTTTCAGATAAAAAACGTATGAAAATCGATATTGATCCAAATAATATTCAGTTGATCAAAAGCGGTCTTAGGAAAGTAGTAGATTCTGGCACAGGAGTATCAATGAATTATGGAGTTTCAAATTTACCTCCAGTTTCAGGTAAAACTGGAACTGCTGAAGATGGCGAAGGTGGATTAGATCATGCTTGGTTTGTTTGCTTTACTCCTTCTGAAAAAAGTGAGTTGCTTGTAGTCGCTTTTGCACAAAATACTCCTGGGGGAGGCTCTGTACATGCACTACCTATGGCAAGAGAAATTTTAAAAGTTTGGAATGAAAAAAAATGA
- a CDS encoding NAD(P)H-dependent oxidoreductase, whose amino-acid sequence MTKSKDLIIIAASCGKNLELSEKFLEKSNELEISAEILDLTTLDIPLFNPRIHNKNNIPVEIEKLKKKMFKIEKWVICAPEYNGSIPPILSNFIAWLSISGDDFRNLFNGQPIAIATFSGGIGLELLTSLRIQLVHLGSQVLGRQLLSSYSKPIDTNTIEDIIQRLFQMKRLKT is encoded by the coding sequence ATGACTAAATCAAAAGATCTAATAATAATTGCAGCGAGTTGTGGTAAAAATCTAGAACTTTCTGAAAAATTTCTTGAAAAAAGTAATGAACTTGAAATAAGTGCTGAGATTTTAGATCTTACCACTCTTGATATTCCATTATTTAATCCGCGAATTCATAACAAAAACAACATTCCAGTTGAAATAGAAAAATTAAAAAAAAAGATGTTCAAAATAGAAAAGTGGGTGATTTGTGCTCCTGAATATAATGGATCTATACCTCCCATTCTTTCCAATTTCATAGCATGGCTTTCTATTTCCGGAGATGACTTTAGGAATTTATTTAATGGCCAACCAATTGCAATTGCAACATTTTCTGGTGGCATTGGATTAGAACTACTTACTTCATTGCGCATTCAATTAGTACATTTAGGAAGTCAAGTATTAGGGAGACAACTTTTGTCTTCATATAGTAAACCGATAGATACCAATACTATTGAAGATATTATTCAAAGACTTTTCCAAATGAAAAGATTAAAAACATAA
- a CDS encoding diflavin flavoprotein, protein MSDINISLLSKNRNLSKFEITGNFSCIRFLDQNKERFELEFNLEQGTSFNTFLIRSNEELFIIHPPEKQHLNSLNEEISILWDQFKLNKINIITGHINPQIIDTIKNISNQFQNLTIICSNPGFKLISELWNQKNPKLEEFIEIKLPKVNIIKKELNLKLNNIYLELIPIPTARWPGGLIVYERNQEILLSEKIFSAHIASEAWSETNRVSTENDRKHFYDCLMAPMSNQVASITEKISNYEIKTIAPVHGPAIEYSLKSFLNDYIRWGENLSTNNPKIALIYASAYGNTASIGDALAKGINRTSVEVESINCEFTSNDVLIKSIQNADGYLIGSPTLGGHAPTPIVSALGTLLSEGNRDKPVGIFGSFGWSGEAIDLLESKLKDGGFSFSFDPIRIKFSPNKPKIKELEEIGTHFGRNIIKIAKKKSRKSDTGMITSKTDPKLQALGRVIGSLCVLTASKGKDENNIKGAMLASWVSQASFSPPGLSIAVAKDRSVESLLQIGDSFALNILSEKDFKGPLKRFTKPFAPGEDRFKDLDIKLTPNEQIIIPESLAWLDACVKERMECGDHWVIYAEVRHGNILKSDSLTAVHHRKTGANY, encoded by the coding sequence ATGTCAGACATTAATATAAGCTTACTTTCAAAAAATCGAAACTTATCAAAATTTGAAATTACTGGAAATTTTTCTTGTATCAGATTCCTTGATCAAAATAAAGAAAGATTTGAACTTGAATTTAACCTCGAGCAAGGGACCTCTTTTAATACTTTTTTAATTAGAAGTAATGAAGAACTTTTTATTATTCATCCACCTGAAAAACAACATTTAAATTCGTTAAATGAAGAAATATCAATTCTTTGGGATCAGTTTAAATTAAATAAAATTAACATCATTACTGGACATATCAATCCACAGATTATAGATACGATAAAAAATATTAGTAATCAATTTCAAAACTTAACTATTATTTGCTCTAATCCTGGCTTTAAACTTATTTCCGAACTTTGGAATCAAAAAAACCCTAAATTAGAAGAATTTATTGAAATTAAATTACCTAAAGTAAACATAATCAAAAAAGAACTTAATTTAAAATTAAATAACATTTATCTAGAATTAATTCCTATTCCAACAGCACGTTGGCCAGGAGGATTAATAGTTTATGAACGCAATCAAGAAATACTTCTAAGTGAAAAAATTTTCTCTGCACACATTGCATCTGAAGCTTGGTCTGAGACAAATCGAGTTAGTACAGAAAATGATAGAAAACACTTTTATGATTGCCTGATGGCACCAATGTCCAATCAAGTAGCGTCAATAACAGAAAAAATTTCTAATTACGAAATTAAAACTATTGCTCCAGTTCACGGTCCAGCTATCGAATATAGCTTAAAAAGCTTTTTAAATGACTACATTAGATGGGGTGAGAATCTCTCAACAAATAATCCAAAGATTGCTTTAATTTATGCAAGTGCCTATGGAAATACAGCCTCTATAGGCGATGCTTTAGCTAAAGGGATAAATAGAACTTCAGTCGAAGTTGAAAGTATTAATTGTGAATTTACATCAAATGATGTACTTATAAAATCTATACAAAATGCTGATGGATATTTAATCGGATCCCCCACATTAGGCGGTCACGCGCCAACACCCATAGTAAGTGCACTTGGAACATTATTATCAGAAGGTAACAGAGATAAACCAGTAGGAATTTTTGGAAGTTTTGGCTGGAGTGGAGAAGCAATAGATTTACTTGAGTCAAAATTAAAAGACGGTGGCTTTTCGTTTAGTTTTGATCCCATAAGAATTAAATTCAGCCCTAATAAACCCAAGATTAAAGAACTAGAAGAAATTGGAACTCACTTTGGGAGAAACATAATAAAAATAGCAAAGAAAAAATCTAGAAAATCAGACACAGGAATGATTACAAGTAAAACGGATCCAAAATTACAAGCACTTGGAAGAGTTATTGGCTCACTTTGTGTTCTCACTGCTTCTAAAGGAAAAGATGAGAATAATATCAAAGGAGCTATGCTTGCCTCTTGGGTTAGTCAAGCAAGTTTTTCTCCACCGGGATTAAGTATTGCAGTAGCCAAAGATAGATCGGTCGAGTCTCTTCTTCAAATTGGCGATTCATTCGCATTAAATATTTTAAGTGAAAAAGATTTTAAGGGCCCTTTAAAAAGATTCACAAAACCATTTGCACCTGGAGAAGATAGATTTAAAGATTTAGATATTAAATTGACTCCAAATGAACAAATAATAATTCCTGAATCTTTAGCATGGTTAGACGCATGTGTAAAAGAAAGAATGGAATGTGGTGACCATTGGGTTATATACGCTGAAGTACGGCACGGCAATATACTAAAATCCGATAGTCTGACAGCAGTTCATCACCGCAAAACTGGTGCTAACTACTAA
- a CDS encoding ParB N-terminal domain-containing protein encodes MQTINIPIDDIKVINRLRKVDEGKVKDIAQSIKEIDLLHPLQVTSRGSDYILTSGNHRYRAMKLLERPTVPCVVREPDATLNQLIEVEENLCSKRLNAIQEAQHIVLREQLLIKLGRKAVVGSNQYSGEGITNSELAAQLGISRRIYSYKKQINNLEPEVQEILGETKFAERMMDMVKLTKQPKHIQLEVARLLVEGEAKTFKRAMILANLKYKKREWKEEYKKIRDELQTPKSIMRFGRKQDHLNDLCLLVSHNEKLRKTKRKALFGTSEITNYTMLPEHSRWFIRYYTKENFLCVDNTCGRGTNLIAAALEGRRIIGYDLNKDNLESIRDACVNHIGAKPEDVTLHHSCGVEMVEYKEASNIIDCFINDVPYIGGAEKYTDDTRDLCNQTDEDFYKKIDIMMGNMKRLIKPSNYEEKIFHPIIMKMGSQRRGEGGLKTMDTDIEMIARKHNLILHDKIVNELKPTLQNYNLQRCIENKFTIKLMETNLIFLKYEN; translated from the coding sequence ATGCAGACAATCAACATTCCAATAGATGATATTAAAGTCATTAACAGACTTCGCAAAGTAGATGAAGGAAAGGTCAAAGATATAGCACAGTCAATTAAAGAAATAGATTTATTACACCCTCTACAAGTCACTTCTAGGGGATCAGATTATATCCTTACCAGTGGAAATCACAGATATAGAGCAATGAAACTCCTAGAGAGACCAACTGTTCCGTGTGTTGTTAGAGAACCTGATGCTACATTAAATCAACTAATTGAAGTAGAAGAAAACCTCTGCAGTAAAAGACTAAACGCAATACAAGAAGCACAGCATATTGTATTGAGAGAACAGTTATTAATTAAACTTGGACGCAAAGCAGTAGTAGGTTCTAATCAATATTCAGGTGAAGGAATTACCAACAGTGAACTTGCAGCACAACTTGGAATAAGTAGACGCATCTACTCATACAAGAAGCAAATAAACAATTTAGAACCAGAGGTGCAAGAGATATTAGGTGAAACAAAGTTTGCTGAAAGAATGATGGATATGGTGAAACTTACAAAGCAACCAAAACACATACAATTAGAAGTCGCACGACTGCTAGTAGAAGGTGAAGCAAAAACTTTTAAGAGAGCAATGATACTTGCAAACTTAAAATATAAAAAAAGAGAATGGAAAGAAGAATATAAAAAAATTAGAGATGAACTACAGACACCTAAAAGTATTATGCGGTTTGGTCGCAAACAGGATCATCTAAACGACTTATGCTTACTGGTCTCACATAATGAAAAGTTGAGGAAGACTAAACGCAAAGCATTATTTGGAACCAGTGAAATTACCAACTACACAATGCTGCCCGAACATAGTAGATGGTTCATTAGGTATTACACAAAAGAAAATTTTTTATGTGTTGATAATACCTGCGGTAGAGGAACCAATCTAATAGCAGCAGCATTAGAAGGTCGCAGAATAATAGGATATGACTTGAATAAAGATAATTTAGAAAGCATTAGAGATGCTTGTGTGAATCATATTGGTGCTAAACCAGAAGACGTAACATTGCACCATTCCTGTGGTGTAGAGATGGTTGAGTATAAAGAAGCTTCTAACATAATTGACTGCTTCATAAATGATGTTCCTTATATTGGTGGTGCTGAAAAATATACTGATGATACAAGAGACCTATGCAATCAAACTGACGAAGACTTCTACAAGAAGATAGACATAATGATGGGAAATATGAAACGACTAATCAAACCAAGTAACTATGAAGAGAAAATCTTTCACCCAATAATAATGAAAATGGGAAGTCAAAGAAGAGGTGAAGGAGGGTTAAAAACTATGGATACTGATATTGAAATGATTGCGAGGAAGCACAATTTAATACTGCACGACAAAATCGTAAATGAATTAAAACCTACACTACAGAATTACAACTTACAGAGATGTATTGAAAATAAGTTTACTATCAAGTTAATGGAAACTAATTTAATCTTTCTCAAGTATGAAAATTAA
- a CDS encoding site-specific integrase produces the protein MTEAEKIYAEKKGRLAFGVRPQSITAKELIQMYQQERRKELTDIPHMGITPQSFDTLCSHIKYWEDYIKENGHMNTKLEEIPTELGLTFGMWIKEKTKKANTNISTRNNYTINHTIAAVKKMYRDIAKHKKYITENEMPMFKYLKVNRETRSRKDVITADEFTAITKYMNYKYCNEKGISKREYYKRRVYALVYTIHHYTGCRTKELLNLKWRHITINPNDNAFDRKTNRIVHIPADNSKTGRSRDIIAPIGQQIERLIRWYREMGLEVDQKSDRYVFPRLTDTTKNENIPTSDVAWTKRLRNVLASAERDGVIDLNGRNISNYCARHHHITEAIQRGVDIYDIALNCGTSLNYIEKTYSHITTLMRSRDITKGLGRQATYDPRKDEEYLKATRMGE, from the coding sequence ATGACTGAAGCAGAGAAAATATATGCAGAGAAGAAAGGCAGACTAGCATTTGGTGTTCGTCCACAATCTATTACTGCTAAAGAATTAATCCAAATGTATCAACAAGAACGACGGAAAGAACTAACGGATATTCCACATATGGGTATAACACCTCAATCGTTTGATACTCTCTGCAGTCATATCAAATATTGGGAGGACTACATCAAAGAAAACGGACATATGAATACAAAACTTGAAGAAATACCAACTGAACTTGGACTTACATTTGGTATGTGGATTAAAGAGAAGACAAAGAAAGCAAATACTAATATCAGCACTCGCAACAACTACACAATCAATCACACCATTGCTGCAGTGAAGAAAATGTATAGAGATATAGCAAAGCACAAAAAATATATCACTGAAAATGAGATGCCTATGTTTAAGTATCTCAAGGTAAACAGAGAGACCAGAAGTCGCAAAGATGTAATTACAGCAGATGAGTTTACAGCAATTACAAAGTATATGAATTACAAGTATTGCAATGAGAAAGGCATTAGCAAGAGAGAGTATTACAAACGCAGAGTGTATGCTCTGGTCTATACAATTCACCACTACACTGGTTGCCGAACCAAAGAATTACTGAACTTAAAGTGGAGACATATTACTATAAATCCCAACGACAATGCCTTTGATAGAAAGACCAACAGAATAGTTCACATACCTGCTGATAATTCCAAGACAGGTAGAAGTAGAGACATTATTGCACCCATAGGACAACAGATAGAGAGACTAATTAGATGGTATAGAGAGATGGGATTAGAGGTAGACCAGAAAAGTGATCGTTATGTGTTCCCAAGGTTGACTGATACAACAAAAAATGAAAATATCCCAACCAGTGATGTTGCTTGGACTAAAAGGTTAAGGAATGTATTAGCAAGTGCAGAAAGAGATGGAGTAATTGACTTGAATGGTCGTAATATCTCAAATTATTGTGCTAGACACCATCACATTACTGAAGCAATACAAAGAGGAGTTGATATTTACGACATTGCATTGAACTGTGGAACTTCACTTAACTACATTGAGAAAACATACTCTCACATCACTACATTGATGCGTAGTAGAGACATTACAAAAGGACTTGGAAGACAAGCAACATATGACCCACGGAAAGATGAAGAATACTTGAAAGCAACAAGAATGGGTGAGTAA
- a CDS encoding diflavin flavoprotein has protein sequence MLASAQTSNSKLAQINNKLSVQSQNFADDSCAIRSLDWDRSRFDIEFGLRNGTTYNSFIIKGEKLAIIDTSHAKFEKLWFEELLKNVNPQEVDYLITSHTEPDHSGLIGNLLELNQNITVVGSKLALKFIEDQIHIPFKRLEVKSGEFLNLGTNPSSGLEHNIEFISAPNLHWPDTIFSYDHSTHVLYTCDAFGLHYCSDEFFDTNQKEIYDDFRFYYDCLMGPNARSVLQAIKRIDKLPELKTIAVGHGPLLHNQVNYWKGKYLEWSSNKSKGNDFVSVCYISDYGYCDRLSQAISHGISKADAQVQLIDLRSSDPQELTSLISESKAVVIPTWPVDSDNELKESLGTLFAALKSKQFTAVYDAFGGNDEPIDSLANKLRELGQKEAFSPLRVKKIPDPIVYQQFEEAGTDLGQLINKKKNIASMKSLDSNLDKALGRLSGGLYVVTASQGEGSTFRQSAMVASWVSQASFSPPGITVAVAKDRAIESYMQVGKGFVVNILREDNYQKMFRHFLKRFAPGADRFANVDVISNIAEGGPVLSDSLAFLDCKVSSRLETPDHWIIYGIVENGNVSDLSCKTAVHHRKVANHY, from the coding sequence ATGCTAGCCTCTGCCCAGACAAGTAATTCTAAATTGGCACAAATAAACAACAAGTTGTCAGTTCAATCTCAAAACTTCGCTGATGATTCATGTGCCATAAGATCTTTGGATTGGGATCGCAGCAGATTTGATATTGAATTTGGTTTAAGAAATGGAACTACCTACAATAGTTTTATAATTAAAGGTGAAAAACTTGCAATTATTGATACCAGTCACGCAAAGTTCGAAAAATTATGGTTTGAAGAACTACTGAAAAATGTAAATCCACAAGAAGTGGATTATCTAATTACGAGCCATACAGAACCTGATCATTCTGGTTTAATAGGTAATCTTTTAGAATTAAACCAAAATATCACAGTAGTAGGATCCAAATTAGCCCTTAAATTTATTGAAGACCAAATACATATTCCCTTTAAGCGTTTAGAGGTCAAGAGTGGAGAGTTTTTAAATCTCGGAACTAATCCTAGTAGCGGTTTAGAACATAATATTGAATTTATAAGTGCACCAAATTTACATTGGCCAGATACAATTTTTTCATATGATCACAGCACTCATGTTCTCTACACATGTGATGCATTTGGACTCCATTATTGTTCTGATGAATTTTTTGATACTAATCAAAAAGAAATATATGATGATTTTCGTTTTTATTACGATTGCCTAATGGGTCCAAACGCGAGAAGCGTTCTGCAAGCAATTAAAAGAATAGATAAGCTACCTGAATTAAAAACAATAGCCGTAGGTCATGGGCCATTGCTTCATAATCAAGTCAATTATTGGAAAGGAAAATATTTAGAATGGAGTAGCAATAAAAGCAAAGGTAATGATTTTGTATCAGTCTGCTATATAAGCGACTATGGTTATTGTGATCGACTAAGTCAAGCGATTTCTCATGGAATAAGTAAAGCAGATGCACAGGTTCAATTAATTGATTTAAGATCTTCTGACCCCCAAGAATTAACAAGTTTAATTTCGGAATCAAAAGCAGTAGTCATACCCACATGGCCAGTAGATTCAGATAATGAATTAAAAGAATCTCTTGGTACTTTATTTGCAGCCCTAAAATCAAAGCAATTTACGGCTGTCTATGATGCATTTGGTGGAAATGATGAACCAATAGATTCTTTAGCAAATAAATTAAGAGAACTTGGTCAAAAAGAGGCTTTCTCTCCTTTAAGAGTTAAAAAAATTCCAGATCCAATTGTTTATCAACAATTCGAAGAAGCTGGAACTGACTTGGGTCAATTGATTAATAAAAAGAAAAATATTGCCTCTATGAAGAGTCTTGATTCCAATTTAGATAAAGCTTTGGGTAGGTTAAGTGGAGGATTATATGTCGTTACAGCGAGCCAAGGAGAAGGTTCTACATTTAGACAAAGTGCCATGGTAGCAAGTTGGGTTAGTCAAGCTAGTTTTTCTCCACCAGGTATTACAGTTGCAGTAGCAAAAGATAGAGCTATTGAATCATATATGCAAGTTGGAAAAGGTTTTGTTGTTAATATCTTGAGAGAGGATAACTATCAAAAAATGTTCAGACATTTTTTAAAAAGATTTGCTCCCGGAGCTGATAGATTTGCAAATGTAGATGTAATTAGCAATATTGCAGAAGGTGGACCAGTCCTCTCAGATTCACTAGCGTTTTTAGATTGTAAAGTTAGTTCTAGACTGGAAACTCCAGACCATTGGATAATTTACGGAATTGTTGAAAATGGTAATGTCTCTGACTTATCATGCAAGACAGCAGTTCATCACAGAAAAGTTGCTAATCACTATTAA